In a genomic window of Methanocalculus natronophilus:
- a CDS encoding ABC transporter permease — protein MPDELQMVWVRYNLTERTIEHLQIFSIALLIGILIGVATGLFLYRRRKFSPPVFSGLNAVQTFPDIALLILLIPLAGIGTVPTIIACVIYSILPIARNTYTGLISVSPELLEVGRAMGLVERDILLKIRLPFAFPMIAGGIRIAIVFTMGIVTLGGIFGAGGLGAPLQTGINLIRPDIILVAGIWVGVLAVFLDGIAGGIEAALKRRTGSW, from the coding sequence TGATGAACTGCAGATGGTCTGGGTCAGGTATAACCTGACCGAGCGGACGATTGAGCATCTCCAGATCTTTTCCATTGCCCTTCTCATTGGGATTTTGATCGGGGTGGCAACAGGTCTCTTTCTCTATCGCCGGAGGAAGTTTTCGCCCCCGGTTTTTTCGGGCCTGAATGCGGTGCAGACCTTCCCGGATATTGCCCTGCTCATCCTTCTCATTCCCCTTGCAGGGATCGGAACAGTCCCGACGATCATCGCCTGTGTCATCTACTCGATCCTCCCGATAGCAAGGAACACCTATACAGGGCTCATCTCTGTCAGCCCCGAACTCCTCGAGGTCGGCCGGGCAATGGGGCTTGTTGAACGGGATATCCTCCTGAAAATACGGCTTCCGTTCGCCTTTCCGATGATAGCAGGCGGGATCAGGATTGCCATCGTCTTCACGATGGGGATCGTCACCCTGGGAGGTATCTTTGGTGCAGGTGGTCTCGGTGCCCCGCTCCAGACCGGGATTAACCTGATTCGCCCGGATATCATCCTTGTTGCCGGGATCTGGGTGGGGGTGCTTGCCGTCTTCCTCGATGGCATCGCAGGCGGGATCGAGGCGGCACTGAAGCGGAGGACCGGATCATGGTGA